In the genome of Bradysia coprophila strain Holo2 unplaced genomic scaffold, BU_Bcop_v1 contig_232, whole genome shotgun sequence, one region contains:
- the LOC119076691 gene encoding uncharacterized protein LOC119076691 isoform X2 — translation MSDSMNSTKFRVSEKEPECFKSFSEKTSAEKTSICLQSQLYNQNHCTEVIMESPYSSRVQPSNNGFVRTVIDCYNNHHNLIIRPDDIWTAILTQFSFYINKNAKEFGNQFVNFDRKKELVVTIGGKLRAAPYDLFVTKMTEKIDENLVDKTVKNWILPNFSTTTTEDMISCGIVFMATMKKYFEYTCCLMCGIPYVTLEGTLADWESILSRLEKLKDYKLDKWYDMLKPILEEFIAAMRNKPNIAFWNRICNRSGGGSGPSYISGWLTAFVVFDVEGNWTDHGNQRGKVGPWPVIDMDKIPTGITAVDVKIVEGDATYESVMFAGHTGFDVLQDNCTLKPQIGWSIALKLTAAEVDKFHDNARGGDRWRCEKCGLLLKNKKSQDRHCCRPN, via the exons ATGAGTGACTCTATGAACTCTACAAAATTTCGTGTATCAGAAAAGGAACCTGAATGTTTCAAAAGTTTCTCCGAAAAGACATCAGCAGAAAAAACCTCAATTTGCTTACAATCGCAATTGTATAATCAAAACCATTGTACGGAAGTAATAATGGAGTCCCCGTACTCTTCGAGAGTGCAACCCAGCAATAATGGATTTGTCCGAACCGTAATCGATTGCTATAACAACCACCACAATCTGATCATTCGTCCTGATGACATTTGGACGGCTATATTGACTCAATTCTCGTTTTATATCAATAAGAATGCTAAAGAGTTCGGCAATCAATTCGTCAATTTTGATAGGAAGAAAGAACTTGTCGTTACCATCGGTGGAAAACTTCGTGCAGCACCCTATGACCTGTTCGTGACGAAAATGACGGAGAAAATCGATGAGAATCTCGTGGATAAAACGgtgaaaaattggattttgccaaatttttcaacaaccaCCACTGAGGACATGATTTCCTGTGGAATCGTCTTCATGGCAACAATGAAAAAGTACTTTGAATATACATGTTGTCTTATGTGTGGCATTCCATACGTTACTTTAGAAGGAACACTAGCCGACTGGGAAAGTATCCTAAGTCGACTGGAGAAGTTGAAGGATTACAAGTTGGACAAATGGTACGATATGCTGAAACCAATTCTGGAAGAGTTCATCGCCGCTATGAGAAATAAACCAAACATCGcattctggaatcgaatttgTAATCGTTCTGGAGGTGGTTCCGGCCCCAGCTATATTAGTGGATGGTTGACTGCGTTCGTTGTTTTCGATGTGGAAGGTAATTGGACGGATCATGGTAATCAGCGAGGTAAAGTAGGACCTTGGCCAGTAATTGACATGGATAAGATTCCTACTGGTATCACAGCCGTTGACGTTAAAATCGTCGAAGGAGACGCAACGTATGAAAGCGTAATGTTTGCAGGCCATACTGGTTTCGACGTGCTACAAGATAATTGCACGCTGAAACCACAAATCGGTTGGAGTATTGCTCTGAAACTGACTGCCGCTGAAGTGGACAAATTTCACGACAACGCTCGCG gAGGAGATCGGTGGCGGTGTGAGAAGTGCGGATTGCTTTTGAAGAATAAAAAGTCACAGGATCGACACTGCTGTCGCCCGAATTGA
- the LOC119076690 gene encoding uncharacterized protein LOC119076690, which yields MCESTSYSTKFRVADKEAEGCNVFVENRTDSDKESATKSIYSQSAQYKLSHCTELLMEAPYSSKVHASDNGFVMTVVDCYNQHYNLVIRPDDIWMAIMTQFSFYINNNAEEFRSQFINLDGKRELVVAIDGSLRSAPYDLVVTKLTEAIDENLVDKTVKNWILPNFSTTTADDIISCGIVFMATAKKFFEYACCLKCGIPYVTLEGTLADWESILSRLEKLKEYKLDKWYEMLRPILEEFIAAKNNEPNIEFWNRICNHLTGRSGPSYISGWITAFAVFNVEGKWTDHSNDTMARCMYSDLISGPWPLIDIEKIPFGIVAVGVKIIEEPEEYESLLLAGHTGFEVMQDGCTLKPQIGWCIALKLTADEVEKLHETARENKSYGYCALCDMYV from the exons ATGTGTGAATCTACGAgttattcaacaaaattccgaGTCGCAGACAAGGAAGCCGAGGGTTGCAacgtttttgtggaaaatagaACCGACTCAGACAAGGAAAGCGCTACAAAATCAATATACTCCCAATCGGCACAGTACAAATTAAGCCACTGTACGGAACTACTGATGGAGGCACCGTACTCTTCAAAAGTTCATGCTAGCGATAACGGGTTTGTTATGACCGTTGTCGATTGTTATAATCAACACTATAACTTGGTCATTCGTCCTGATGATATATGGATGGCAATAATGACCCAATTCTCCTTCTACATTAATAACAACGCCGAGGAATTCCGAAGCCAATTCATTAATTTAGATGGGAAACGGGAGCTTGTAGTCGCTATCGATGGATCGCTTCGTTCGGCGCCCTATGACCTTGTTGTAACTAAATTAACGGAGGCTATAGACGAAAATCTCGTGGATAAAACGGTGAAAAATTGGatactgccaaatttttcaacaaccaCCGCTGATGACATCATTTCTTGTGGAATTGTCTTCATGGCAACGGCGAAAAAGTTCTTTGAATATGCATGTTGTCTTAAATGTGGCATTCCTTATGTCACTTTAGAAGGAACACTAGCCGACTGGGAAAGCATCCTGAGTCGACTGGAGAAGTTGAAGGAATACAAATTGGACAAATGGTACGAAATGCTGAGGCCAATTCTGGAAGAGTTCATCGCTGCCAAGAACAATGAACCAAACATCGAATTCTGGAATCGTATTTGCAATCATTTGACTGGTCGTTCTGGTCCAAGCTACATAAGTGGTTGGATAACTGCGTTCGCTGTTTTCAATGTGGAAGGTAAATGGACGGATCATAGCAATGATACGATGGCACGTTGCATGTACAGTGATCTAATTTCGGGGCCATGGCCATTGATTGACATTGAAAAGATTCCGTTTGGTATTGTTGCCGTTGGCGTTAAAATAATCGAAGAACCAGAGGAATATGAAAGCTTATTGCTGGCGGGTCATACTGGTTTTGAAGTGATGCAAGATGGTTGCACATTGAAACCCCAGATAGGTTGGTGCATTGCTCTCAAATTGACTGCCGATGAAGTGGAAAAATTGCATGAAACTGCTCGTG AAAATAAGTCATATGGTTATTGTGCGCTGTGCGATATGTATGTATGA